From one Sparus aurata chromosome 16, fSpaAur1.1, whole genome shotgun sequence genomic stretch:
- the LOC115566499 gene encoding egl nine homolog 3-like, translated as MPIIEHLSDSDVERLALERVVPALLSDGFYYVDGLLGALAGDVVLDQVKEMHRSGALQDGRLAGSVPGVHRRSIRGDKTAWVSGSERGCEAINFLLNLIDKLISVCASRLGGKAIRERSKAMVACYPGNGAGYVKHVDNPNRDGRCITCIYYLNKNWNPKEHGGILRIFPEGKSYVADIEPLFDRLLFFWSDRRNPHEVQPSYATRYAITVWYFDSVERAEAKRRFRDLTAQQKDSSSS; from the exons ATGCCCATCATCGAGCACCTGTCGGACTCGGACGTGGAGCGTTTGGCGCTGGAGCGCGTCGTCCCAGCGCTGCTGTCCGACGGCTTCTACTACGTGGACGGCCTCCTCGGGGCGCTGGCCGGGGACGTCGTGCTGGATCAGGTGAAGGAGATGCACCGCTCCGGAGCGCTGCAGGACGGCCGGCTGGCAGGCTCCGTCCCCGGCGTCCACCGGAGGAGCATCCGCGGGGATAAGACCGCCTGGGTGAGCGGCTCCGAGCGCGGCTGCGAGGCCATCAACTTCCTGCTCAACCTGATCGATAAGCTGATCTCCGTGTGCGCCAGCCGGCTGGGAGGCAAGGCGATCCGGGAGAGGTCCAAG GCCATGGTGGCGTGTTACCCAGGAAACGGGGCAGGTTACGTCAAACACGTGGACAACCCGAACCGCGACGGGCGCTGCATCACCTGCATCTACTACCTCAACAAGAACTGGAACCCCAAG gaGCACGGCGGCATCCTCAGGATCTTTCCCGAGGGGAAATCATACGTGGCCGACATCGAGCCGCTGTTCGACCGGCTGCTCTTCTTCTGGTCCGACCGCAGGAACCCACACGAGGTGCAGCCCTCCTACGCCACCAG GTACGCCATCACTGTCTGGTACTTTGACTCCGTGGAGCGAGCCGAGGCCAAGAGACGCTTCAGAGACCTGACAG CTCAGCAGAAAGACAGCAGCTCCAGCTGA